In the genome of Coraliomargarita algicola, one region contains:
- a CDS encoding phage protease, protein MPEAIKAALSTELVINHQSSAMTEVPQELQYMPPGTHRINASREGKPVALDVTVDAVTAETLNTFLQNQLTKSTEGIDDRPFFDFNHEDREAAAWPTEFYWAGDDPKTGGVRAKIEWSGAGQSAVKEKTFRRFSPTFIPDDQGKVIGSETNMGGLVNRAAFKSIQSLFAKGNPGSQVSEPASSVSVSIMKITAKLHALKIIDSVEASEDVMAQAIEDKFTELETENRELKNRIEDAIKARATSQVEAALKAGRLAPADTDAKAFWQEALIRDEAKAVKALEALPINPVLAKVTEGDDPKNGLLDKMHLQQKKLAEVRAANPQADFQTVFAKAQSESPDLFR, encoded by the coding sequence ATGCCCGAAGCCATCAAAGCCGCGCTTTCGACTGAATTAGTCATCAATCATCAGTCATCCGCCATGACTGAAGTTCCTCAAGAACTTCAGTATATGCCCCCAGGCACTCACCGCATCAATGCCTCCCGTGAAGGCAAGCCCGTCGCGCTCGATGTCACAGTCGACGCCGTCACTGCAGAAACGCTCAACACCTTTCTGCAAAATCAGCTAACTAAGTCTACCGAAGGCATCGACGATCGCCCCTTCTTCGACTTTAACCACGAAGACCGCGAGGCCGCTGCATGGCCGACCGAGTTCTACTGGGCAGGCGACGATCCCAAGACCGGCGGTGTCCGCGCCAAGATCGAATGGAGTGGGGCAGGCCAGAGCGCCGTGAAGGAAAAGACCTTCCGCCGTTTTTCTCCGACCTTCATCCCCGACGACCAAGGCAAAGTCATCGGCTCCGAAACCAACATGGGCGGCCTAGTCAACCGCGCTGCCTTCAAATCCATCCAGTCGCTATTTGCCAAAGGCAACCCGGGATCGCAGGTCTCCGAACCTGCCTCATCAGTGTCAGTCTCCATTATGAAAATCACCGCCAAACTCCACGCCCTCAAAATCATCGACTCCGTTGAAGCGTCCGAAGATGTCATGGCACAAGCCATCGAGGACAAATTCACCGAACTGGAAACCGAAAACCGGGAACTGAAAAACCGCATCGAAGATGCCATTAAAGCCCGCGCCACTTCGCAAGTCGAAGCCGCCCTCAAAGCTGGCCGCCTCGCCCCTGCCGATACAGACGCCAAAGCCTTCTGGCAAGAAGCCCTCATTCGCGACGAAGCCAAAGCCGTCAAAGCCCTCGAAGCGCTCCCCATCAATCCCGTCCTCGCCAAAGTCACCGAAGGCGACGACCCCAAGAATGGCCTGCTCGATAAGATGCACCTCCAACAAAAGAAGCTGGCAGAAGTCCGAGCCGCCAATCCTCAAGCCGACTTTCAAACCGTCTTCGCCAAAGCCCAATCCGAATCGCCGGACTTGTTCCGCTAA